One region of Sphingomonas abietis genomic DNA includes:
- the purS gene encoding phosphoribosylformylglycinamidine synthase subunit PurS produces MKTRVIVTLKPGVLDPQGKAVHHALTGLGFGGVEDVRIGKIVELDLADGTDDATIEEMCRKLLANTVIENFRIERP; encoded by the coding sequence ATGAAAACCCGCGTCATCGTCACCCTGAAGCCCGGCGTGCTCGATCCGCAGGGCAAGGCCGTCCATCATGCGCTCACCGGCCTCGGCTTCGGCGGCGTCGAGGATGTCCGCATCGGCAAGATCGTCGAGCTCGATCTCGCCGACGGCACCGACGACGCCACGATCGAAGAGATGTGCCGCAAGCTGCTGGCGAACACCGTGATCGAGAATTTCCGGATCGAACGTCCCTGA
- the purQ gene encoding phosphoribosylformylglycinamidine synthase subunit PurQ, producing MKAAVIVFPGSNCDRDLSVAFRDITGHETVMVWHGEASLPDGLDIIGVPGGFSYGDYLRSGAMAARSPVMRAVADAAAKGVAVLGVCNGFQVLTETGLLPGALMRNAGLNFVCRDVELSVANSQTMFTSRYDDGEQIVIPVAHHDGNYFADDATLDRIEGEGRVAFRYAGEVNGSARNIAGIVNDAGNVLGMMPHPERMIEAAHGRTDGRRLFEGLVAALA from the coding sequence ATGAAAGCCGCCGTCATCGTCTTCCCCGGTTCCAATTGCGACCGTGACCTCTCCGTCGCCTTCCGCGACATCACCGGCCATGAGACCGTGATGGTCTGGCACGGCGAAGCCAGCCTGCCCGATGGCCTCGACATTATCGGCGTGCCCGGCGGCTTCTCCTATGGCGACTATCTGCGCTCGGGCGCGATGGCGGCGCGCTCGCCGGTGATGCGCGCGGTGGCCGATGCCGCCGCGAAGGGCGTCGCCGTGCTGGGCGTGTGCAACGGCTTCCAGGTGCTGACCGAGACCGGCCTGCTGCCCGGCGCGCTGATGCGCAACGCCGGCCTCAACTTCGTCTGCCGCGACGTCGAACTGTCGGTCGCCAACAGCCAGACGATGTTCACCAGCCGCTATGACGATGGCGAGCAGATCGTGATCCCGGTCGCCCATCATGACGGCAACTACTTCGCCGACGATGCGACACTCGACCGGATCGAGGGCGAGGGCCGCGTCGCCTTCCGCTACGCCGGCGAGGTCAACGGATCGGCGCGCAACATCGCCGGCATCGTCAACGACGCCGGCAACGTGCTCGGCATGATGCCCCACCCCGAGCGGATGATCGAGGCGGCGCACGGCCGCACCGACGGCCGCCGCCTGTTCGAGGGCCTGGTCGCAGCGCTGGCGTAA
- a CDS encoding queuosine precursor transporter: protein MTDTEQRLRPVEAGAVERGGFRYFDVVMAAFVAILLLSNVIGADKAATLFGLKFGAGILFFPLSYLLGDILTEVYGYARARRCVWAGFAAMLFLAVMTWVVVHLPPADGWGNQAAYETVFGQTGRIVLASICAFWAGEFVNAFVLARMKVWTKGKHLWTRTVSSTVFGQGVDSLIFYPLAFWDAPGFTHGLVLTIMVTNWAMKVGWEVLLTPVTYLVVGFLKRAEGVDIFDTDTDFSPFRAKV from the coding sequence CGGCTTCCGCTATTTCGATGTCGTGATGGCAGCCTTCGTCGCGATCCTGCTGCTCTCCAACGTGATCGGGGCGGACAAGGCGGCGACCCTGTTCGGCCTGAAATTCGGCGCCGGCATCCTGTTCTTCCCGCTCTCCTACCTGCTCGGCGACATCCTGACCGAGGTCTATGGCTATGCCCGCGCGCGGCGCTGCGTGTGGGCCGGCTTCGCAGCGATGCTGTTCCTCGCCGTCATGACCTGGGTGGTGGTCCATCTCCCGCCCGCTGACGGCTGGGGCAACCAGGCCGCCTATGAGACGGTGTTCGGGCAGACCGGGCGGATCGTGCTCGCCAGCATCTGCGCCTTCTGGGCGGGCGAGTTCGTCAATGCGTTCGTTTTGGCCCGCATGAAGGTGTGGACCAAGGGCAAGCATCTGTGGACGCGCACCGTCAGCTCGACCGTGTTCGGGCAGGGCGTCGACAGCCTGATCTTCTACCCGCTCGCCTTCTGGGATGCGCCGGGCTTCACCCACGGGCTGGTGCTGACGATCATGGTCACCAACTGGGCGATGAAGGTGGGCTGGGAGGTGTTGCTGACCCCGGTCACCTATCTGGTCGTCGGCTTCCTCAAGCGCGCCGAGGGCGTCGACATATTCGACACCGACACCGACTTCTCACCGTTCCGCGCGAAGGTGTGA
- the purC gene encoding phosphoribosylaminoimidazolesuccinocarboxamide synthase, whose product MARRRQIYEGKAKILYEGPEPGTLIQYFKDDATAFNAQKKGTISGKGVLNNRISEHVFTLLGNIGVPTHFIRRLNMREQLIRQVEIIPIEIVVRNVAAGSLAKRLGIEEGTQLPRTIIEYYYKDDALGDPMVTDEHIACFGWASQEEMHDISDMAIRVNDFLTGLFAGINVRLIDFKLEFGRVYENDFARVILADEISPDGCRLWDMTTNEKLDKDRFRHDLGGEVEAYQEIARRLGLLPEGAENAVLDMESHRKKRGQ is encoded by the coding sequence ATGGCACGCCGCCGGCAAATCTATGAAGGCAAGGCCAAGATCCTCTACGAAGGCCCTGAACCCGGCACGCTCATCCAGTATTTCAAGGACGATGCGACGGCGTTCAACGCCCAGAAGAAGGGCACGATCAGCGGCAAGGGCGTGCTCAACAACCGGATTTCCGAGCATGTCTTCACATTGCTCGGCAATATCGGCGTACCGACCCACTTCATCCGCCGCCTCAACATGCGCGAGCAGCTGATCCGCCAGGTCGAGATCATCCCGATCGAGATCGTGGTGCGCAACGTCGCCGCCGGATCGCTCGCCAAGCGGCTGGGGATCGAGGAGGGCACCCAGCTGCCCCGCACGATCATCGAATATTATTACAAGGACGATGCGCTCGGCGACCCGATGGTCACCGACGAGCATATCGCCTGCTTCGGCTGGGCGAGCCAGGAGGAGATGCACGACATCTCCGACATGGCGATCCGGGTGAATGATTTCCTCACCGGGCTGTTCGCCGGCATCAACGTCCGCCTGATCGACTTCAAGCTGGAATTCGGCCGGGTCTACGAGAATGATTTCGCGCGCGTGATCCTCGCCGACGAGATCAGCCCGGACGGTTGCCGGCTGTGGGACATGACCACCAACGAGAAGCTCGACAAGGATCGCTTCCGCCACGATCTCGGCGGCGAGGTCGAGGCCTATCAGGAAATCGCCCGCCGGCTCGGGCTGCTGCCCGAAGGCGCCGAGAATGCCGTGCTCGACATGGAAAGCCACCGCAAGAAGCGGGGCCAGTAA
- a CDS encoding acyltransferase family protein, translating into MAIAPPKDVPTREAIQIVRVLCILGIVYVHAWTGLTAEQIAALDQTPQGLLRWILIELVGRSAVPLLGAISGWLSGPSAAKRGYGAFVKVKARTVLAPMILWNLIALALVSGSALAFALPAPVPASVKEALDWIGCITQPNPINVQISFLRDLFLCMCAAPLLTRLPDRWLWLLWAITAAWSISNLQLYLLLRPPILLFFLSGMLARRHAVAERIARWPVLGCVMPYLLLIPGKVVLGSQDDDWLKAHAIFGNAIDLPMRFAAALAIWRIALALVPTRTGRRIIGLERYAFLLFCSHLVLIWLLGPPIGLVTGRMGAPGYIPFLLLQPLLALGATILLGRALEGVSHPLAKILSGGRLDGVRPQTLPRRAPSAKGTAKPDPGA; encoded by the coding sequence TTGGCGATCGCCCCTCCCAAGGATGTCCCCACCCGCGAGGCGATCCAGATCGTGCGGGTGCTGTGCATCCTGGGCATCGTCTACGTCCACGCCTGGACCGGGCTGACCGCCGAGCAGATCGCCGCGCTCGACCAGACCCCGCAGGGCCTGTTGCGCTGGATCCTGATCGAGCTGGTCGGGCGCAGCGCGGTGCCGCTGCTCGGCGCGATCTCCGGCTGGCTCTCGGGGCCGTCCGCCGCCAAGCGCGGCTATGGCGCCTTCGTCAAGGTGAAGGCGCGCACCGTGCTGGCCCCGATGATCCTGTGGAACCTGATCGCGCTGGCGCTGGTCAGCGGATCGGCGCTGGCCTTCGCCCTGCCCGCGCCGGTGCCGGCGAGCGTGAAGGAGGCGCTCGACTGGATCGGCTGCATCACCCAGCCCAATCCGATCAACGTCCAGATCAGCTTCCTGCGCGACCTGTTCCTGTGCATGTGCGCGGCGCCGTTGCTCACCCGCCTGCCCGATCGCTGGCTGTGGCTGCTGTGGGCGATCACCGCGGCATGGTCGATCTCCAACCTCCAGCTCTATCTGCTGCTGCGCCCGCCGATCCTGCTCTTCTTCCTGTCGGGGATGCTGGCGCGCCGCCATGCCGTCGCCGAGCGCATCGCCCGCTGGCCGGTGCTCGGCTGCGTGATGCCCTATCTGCTGCTGATCCCCGGCAAGGTGGTGCTCGGCAGCCAGGATGACGACTGGCTGAAGGCGCACGCCATCTTCGGCAACGCGATCGATCTGCCGATGCGCTTCGCCGCCGCGCTGGCGATCTGGCGGATCGCGCTGGCGCTGGTGCCGACCCGCACCGGCCGGCGGATCATCGGGCTGGAGCGCTACGCCTTCCTGCTCTTCTGTAGCCATCTCGTGCTGATCTGGCTGCTCGGCCCGCCGATCGGGCTGGTGACCGGCCGGATGGGCGCGCCCGGCTACATCCCCTTCCTGCTCCTCCAGCCGCTGCTCGCACTGGGCGCGACGATCCTGCTCGGCCGCGCGCTGGAAGGGGTCTCCCACCCGCTCGCCAAGATATTAAGCGGCGGCCGGCTGGACGGCGTGCGACCTCAGACCTTGCCTCGGCGCGCGCCTTCGGCCAAAGGGACCGCGAAACCGGATCCCGGAGCCTAA